The proteins below come from a single Chryseobacterium sp. MA9 genomic window:
- a CDS encoding iron ABC transporter permease yields the protein MLKRFKILCLLFVIAIIMSAVINLNTGFLSLSFQDFFLDSAHNQIAEIRINRVLVMMLAGISIPTSGFLMQEYFQNPLAGPDILGITSVASLSVAFYIFFSHNILLPEFLQNSFLSLSAIGGSFLLMLILLSMSNRFQDKSYLIIFGFLVSAFAGAIVSLLQFYAENQSLKNYILWSFGANNMVTRNQIYVLFVLVLIGVFICFRAIKPLIGNSLGNSYAQSLGVNLKQLKLLIIVASSLLSASVTAFLGPILFIGIIVPHFCRLIYNPSKLWQQWILNMFLGILIMLFFSVIAEKTQIPLNVISSVFGIPVILMMLLKQNKV from the coding sequence ATGTTAAAAAGATTTAAAATCCTGTGTTTGCTATTTGTGATTGCCATTATTATGAGTGCTGTCATCAATCTGAACACAGGATTTTTAAGTTTAAGCTTCCAGGATTTTTTTCTGGATTCTGCTCATAATCAAATCGCTGAAATCCGCATCAACCGTGTTTTGGTAATGATGCTGGCCGGAATTTCAATTCCTACTTCAGGTTTTCTGATGCAGGAATATTTTCAAAACCCGCTGGCAGGACCTGATATATTGGGAATCACTTCAGTTGCCAGCTTGTCTGTTGCCTTTTATATTTTCTTTTCCCACAATATTTTACTTCCTGAGTTTTTACAGAACAGTTTTCTCAGTTTATCAGCCATTGGAGGAAGTTTTCTCTTAATGCTGATATTGCTGTCGATGTCTAACAGATTTCAGGACAAATCTTATCTTATTATTTTCGGATTTCTGGTATCTGCTTTTGCCGGAGCAATTGTATCACTGCTTCAGTTTTATGCCGAGAATCAAAGCTTGAAAAACTATATATTATGGTCTTTCGGAGCCAATAATATGGTGACCAGAAACCAGATTTATGTGTTGTTTGTTTTGGTTTTAATTGGGGTATTTATCTGTTTCAGAGCTATAAAACCACTTATTGGAAACTCTCTCGGAAACTCCTATGCACAAAGTTTAGGGGTAAATCTGAAACAGCTGAAGCTTCTGATAATAGTTGCTTCCTCGCTCCTTTCAGCTTCAGTTACTGCATTTCTGGGACCTATTCTTTTTATCGGAATTATTGTTCCTCACTTTTGCAGACTCATCTATAATCCATCCAAATTATGGCAGCAATGGATTCTTAATATGTTTCTGGGAATACTGATTATGTTATTTTTCTCAGTTATTGCAGAAAAAACCCAAATCCCTTTGAATGTAATAAGCTCTGTATTTGGAATTCCTGTGATTCTGATGATGCTTTTGAAGCAGAATAAAGTGTAA
- a CDS encoding GxxExxY protein, whose translation MTENELSKVVFETGLKIHKKLGAGLFEHVYKECMFYELTKSGFMVEKQKLCPIIYEDLKIENAFKLDMMIENKLILEIKTVDYISPTHKAQLLTYLKMTNCKLGMLLNFQSDVFKNGVTRIVNSL comes from the coding sequence ATGACAGAAAATGAATTATCAAAAGTAGTTTTTGAAACCGGTTTAAAGATTCATAAAAAACTTGGAGCGGGACTCTTTGAACATGTATACAAAGAATGTATGTTCTATGAATTAACAAAATCGGGGTTTATGGTAGAAAAGCAAAAACTTTGTCCCATCATTTATGAAGATTTGAAAATAGAGAACGCTTTCAAACTTGATATGATGATTGAAAACAAATTAATTTTAGAAATAAAAACTGTCGATTACATTAGCCCAACTCATAAAGCGCAACTTTTAACTTATTTAAAAATGACAAACTGTAAATTAGGCATGTTGCTTAACTTTCAATCTGATGTTTTCAAAAACGGAGTGACAAGAATCGTGAACAGCTTATAG
- a CDS encoding ferredoxin--NADP reductase yields the protein MEQQIYKGKLIQFHPLKIAKKEELTKNTFSLEFDIPENLKENFRFEAGQFVSIKFQAHGKEVINDYSMTSAPYEGKIGLGIKMNSPEGAASQLFKNYNVGDVLWVSEPGGRFTLVSKPSEFRTIVAFAAGIGITPILSHFKNILHTEPRTRLFLFFGNKSSEDLVYRDQLDNLARTCGDRLQIFYFFSQEKTGDQFFYGRLDAKKLNLIINQILHLDDTDEESTIWDAVDEVLICGKGEMIKTLANACYHHGIPKKNIHFELFEEFNDDIYPVEKEFPLIEDIEIEFTMLGKKYTTYLPDNKDKILQQLLIQKFPVPYSCKSGICGSCECSLEDGEVELLENEYLTEREEQQGHILACMSIVKSKKIKLNFDLS from the coding sequence ATGGAACAACAAATCTATAAAGGAAAACTGATACAGTTTCATCCGTTAAAAATAGCGAAAAAGGAAGAGCTGACCAAAAATACTTTTTCTCTGGAGTTTGATATTCCTGAGAATTTAAAAGAAAATTTCAGATTTGAAGCGGGGCAGTTCGTTAGTATAAAATTTCAAGCACATGGTAAAGAGGTTATTAATGATTATTCAATGACTTCGGCACCTTATGAAGGAAAAATAGGTCTGGGAATAAAGATGAATTCTCCTGAAGGTGCTGCTTCCCAGTTATTTAAAAACTATAATGTGGGTGATGTACTATGGGTGAGTGAACCTGGAGGAAGATTTACATTGGTTTCTAAGCCAAGTGAATTCAGAACAATTGTAGCCTTTGCTGCAGGTATTGGAATTACCCCGATTTTGAGCCACTTCAAGAATATTCTTCACACAGAACCCAGAACCCGGCTGTTTTTATTTTTTGGAAATAAAAGTTCAGAAGATCTGGTGTACCGTGATCAATTGGATAATCTTGCCAGAACATGCGGTGACAGGCTTCAGATATTTTACTTCTTCTCGCAGGAGAAAACAGGGGATCAGTTTTTTTATGGCAGATTGGATGCCAAAAAATTAAATCTTATCATTAATCAGATTCTCCATTTGGACGATACAGATGAAGAATCTACGATCTGGGATGCTGTAGACGAAGTGCTGATTTGCGGAAAAGGAGAAATGATCAAGACACTGGCCAATGCCTGCTATCACCATGGAATTCCGAAAAAGAACATCCATTTTGAACTTTTTGAGGAATTTAATGATGATATTTATCCTGTAGAAAAAGAATTTCCTTTGATTGAAGATATAGAGATTGAATTTACCATGCTCGGGAAAAAATATACTACTTATCTTCCTGATAACAAGGATAAAATCTTACAGCAGCTTCTGATTCAGAAGTTCCCGGTTCCTTATTCATGCAAATCCGGAATCTGTGGAAGCTGTGAATGTTCTTTAGAAGACGGAGAAGTGGAACTGCTGGAGAATGAGTATCTTACTGAACGAGAAGAACAGCAGGGGCATATATTGGCTTGCATGTCTATTGTGAAAAGTAAAAAAATAAAGCTTAACTTTGATCTTAGTTGA
- a CDS encoding vancomycin high temperature exclusion protein, translated as MICFCNVWVFGLTNGRTYTKISKIPPREIALVLGTSPKMRSGKSNPYFTKRMDAAALLYHHGKIKKIIVSGEKSKGYNEPRAMKNYLVYLEGVPEDIIVEDPKGFNTYKSILRCKDVYKKKNVIIVSQGYHNLRALFFARNNDMNALGFDAQDVTKSESFYRNQTREILARVIAVVYFILGVSPD; from the coding sequence ATGATATGTTTCTGTAATGTGTGGGTTTTCGGGCTTACCAACGGGAGAACCTATACCAAAATCTCAAAAATTCCACCAAGAGAAATAGCATTGGTTCTGGGAACATCTCCGAAAATGAGATCTGGAAAATCTAATCCTTATTTCACAAAAAGAATGGATGCAGCAGCTCTTCTTTACCATCATGGGAAAATCAAGAAAATCATAGTGAGCGGTGAGAAGAGTAAAGGTTACAATGAACCGAGAGCAATGAAAAATTACCTGGTTTATCTGGAAGGTGTTCCGGAAGATATTATTGTGGAAGATCCTAAAGGTTTCAATACCTATAAAAGTATTCTCCGTTGTAAGGATGTTTATAAAAAGAAAAATGTCATTATTGTATCTCAGGGATATCATAACCTGAGGGCCTTATTTTTTGCGAGAAATAATGATATGAATGCTTTGGGATTTGATGCTCAGGATGTCACAAAATCTGAAAGCTTCTACAGGAATCAGACGAGGGAAATCCTCGCCCGTGTGATTGCTGTAGTCTATTTTATTTTAGGCGTTTCTCCGGATTAG
- a CDS encoding ABC transporter ATP-binding protein, translated as MHLQIKQANIGYNTTLISNANADLKLGDVCLLIGNNGVGKTTLIKSILHQLPLLNGEISIHGKNVKSLSVKEIAENIAIVFSKSVIPQHYTVEDLISLGKYIYYPFYFELKKEDREEVAHIIEELDLNQYRSALLKNLSDGNLQKAFIGRAITQNSPIIILDEPTTHLDEKNKIIILKTLRKLAKEQNKLILFSSHDWRLAKEFADKIWYVKENHLYSGIVEDILLQHNELTNASLFQINETFIPSFISAPQFHKEMLYSLLQKNFQKDLSDLNFEFQNGFWVIIKDSSTYQCESFEEIINLVSNIH; from the coding sequence ATGCACTTACAGATCAAACAGGCAAATATCGGTTACAATACAACCTTAATCTCCAATGCCAATGCGGACTTGAAGCTTGGTGACGTATGCCTGCTGATTGGTAACAACGGTGTAGGAAAAACAACATTAATCAAATCTATTCTGCACCAGCTGCCTTTACTTAATGGGGAAATTTCTATTCATGGAAAAAATGTAAAAAGTCTTTCTGTAAAAGAAATTGCGGAGAATATTGCTATTGTTTTTTCAAAATCGGTCATTCCGCAGCATTATACGGTTGAAGATCTTATCTCTCTGGGAAAATACATCTACTACCCTTTTTATTTTGAGCTAAAAAAAGAAGACCGTGAAGAAGTTGCCCACATCATTGAAGAACTGGATTTAAACCAATACAGATCTGCCCTTCTGAAAAATCTCTCAGACGGAAACCTTCAGAAGGCATTTATCGGACGTGCGATAACACAAAACTCTCCGATCATCATCCTGGATGAACCAACTACCCATCTGGATGAGAAAAACAAAATCATTATTCTTAAAACTTTAAGAAAACTGGCCAAAGAACAAAATAAACTTATCCTGTTTTCTTCTCATGACTGGCGACTGGCCAAAGAGTTTGCAGACAAAATATGGTATGTAAAGGAAAACCATTTGTATTCAGGGATTGTTGAGGATATTTTACTTCAGCATAATGAGCTTACCAACGCATCATTATTTCAAATCAATGAGACTTTTATTCCGTCTTTTATTTCTGCACCGCAGTTTCACAAGGAAATGCTGTATTCTCTCCTTCAAAAAAACTTCCAAAAAGACCTGTCTGACCTAAATTTCGAGTTTCAAAACGGTTTTTGGGTAATTATTAAAGATTCCTCTACTTACCAATGTGAATCTTTTGAAGAAATCATCAATTTAGTCTCAAACATTCATTAA
- a CDS encoding MarR family winged helix-turn-helix transcriptional regulator, with the protein MDNNKEKIENVDLILKQTWLAVSKMYTELAQEHDSTAVQALTLLKIDPKEGTRSTNLGPKMAIEPTSLTRIIKLLEDNGYIYKEKTTTDKREVIIKLTDKGLNSRNMSKEVVVNFNKKVMEKIAPEKLDAFKDVMTEIMKIANELLNNRK; encoded by the coding sequence ATGGATAATAATAAAGAAAAAATAGAAAACGTAGATTTAATTTTAAAACAGACCTGGTTGGCTGTTTCTAAAATGTACACAGAACTAGCTCAGGAACATGATTCCACAGCGGTACAGGCACTTACTCTTCTTAAAATTGATCCAAAAGAAGGAACCCGAAGTACCAATCTTGGTCCAAAGATGGCTATTGAACCCACTTCATTAACGAGAATTATCAAACTTCTGGAAGATAACGGATATATCTATAAGGAAAAGACAACCACTGATAAAAGAGAGGTTATCATTAAGCTTACAGATAAAGGATTAAACTCCAGAAACATGTCAAAAGAAGTTGTTGTCAACTTCAACAAGAAGGTGATGGAAAAAATAGCCCCGGAAAAGCTGGATGCCTTCAAAGACGTGATGACCGAAATAATGAAAATAGCAAACGAATTATTAAACAACAGAAAATAA
- a CDS encoding TlpA family protein disulfide reductase produces the protein MKKIILSTLLLTALYSCKKEGQKTENIAASDSLSVTQPTGAEESTYIPKELSPENVSQYLAKNNDTLYVTNFFATWCGPCMREIPSFKSKMEELKSKPVKFTFINLDDKADWAGAVKNFATENKLGKNVILLDGQKLDQNFFSSNFKQWDGGSIPFTFMRKGDKTDEYLGMMTEDVLNSKIDSFLQ, from the coding sequence ATGAAGAAGATAATTTTATCCACGTTACTCCTTACTGCATTGTACAGCTGTAAAAAAGAAGGCCAGAAAACTGAAAATATTGCAGCTTCAGATTCTCTTTCTGTAACCCAACCTACAGGTGCTGAGGAAAGTACGTATATCCCCAAAGAACTTTCTCCTGAAAATGTAAGTCAGTATTTAGCAAAAAATAATGATACTTTATATGTCACCAACTTTTTTGCAACCTGGTGCGGTCCCTGCATGAGAGAAATTCCTAGTTTTAAAAGTAAAATGGAGGAGCTGAAGAGCAAACCCGTAAAATTCACTTTCATAAACCTTGACGACAAAGCTGACTGGGCTGGTGCTGTAAAGAATTTTGCAACAGAAAATAAACTGGGGAAAAATGTTATCCTACTTGATGGACAAAAACTAGATCAAAATTTCTTCTCTTCCAATTTCAAACAATGGGACGGAGGTTCTATTCCTTTTACTTTCATGAGAAAAGGAGATAAAACCGATGAATATCTGGGAATGATGACGGAAGATGTATTAAATTCAAAAATCGATTCTTTCTTACAATAA